From Fusarium musae strain F31 chromosome 8, whole genome shotgun sequence:
AAGCCCATGTTCTTCCGCAAAGCGTCTTCTCCCGGATCAAGACTCACAAAGAGCCAGCCAAGAAGCATTAGTTAGTCCAGAAGATGTCCAGGCCAGATCTTATCTTAGTCCCCATATAACCTACGATGATAAACAGCAGAAACTGAAGCTTAAAAGGGCTATTCACTCGTGTCATGAGCAGTCAGGCTCTGAGTGCAATGATTGGTGGTGATTTGAGTAACATCAGCAGTAACTTGGGGCTCTAGAAATAATTTTAAACGGAAGGAGGTATATCTCCAAGCACCGGGATGATAAAAAACAAATCAATCGTCATCAAATGAAGATCTCGTGTCGACTTTATATAGAGAACTGTAATATAAAGCCTCAACAGGAATTCTTAACCAACACATCGCCAGTGACCAACTCATTGACAACTGAGTATACCACCACGCTTTTTTTTCACTTTGCTCTACTGAAGATGTTGTATTCCGTATATAGAAGGATAGAAAACGTATGCGTGGTAAATTAATTGCCGGTGTAATCTCAATTGAGGAGGCTTTTATCTGTCCTCGGTTTTCTGCGTCAACAAGATTTCATCCCCTCGGTGATAATGCAGATCGAATGATGACTACAGAAGCAGCACTGCACCAGAGGTCCCATACTGATCACTCGGCCTGGATTGAACTTGAGGAACATATACAGGTCCAAAAGGTGCTCTGATAGGTACGCACTGTATTCAACCCTAATCTACCAACTTGCGGCGTAGTATGACACGTCAACAACACTGATACGAATCTATTACGGTTGTAAGAATTCTCTGAAGAATCATTGGTTTGGAAGTTATCATATGTCTTTCCGATGGGCCGACGAAACAGCGGGTAAATCCGTGTTAGGAAGTCAAGTAACATGCAGTTTACCGAGGACAGGGGACAACCAACATATAAAGCGACCAAAGATGCTGATATGATTCTTCACAAATCCACAAAACACTACCCCTCTTCTATCGATATGGCTCAAACTCAAGAAGTCGATCCAGCAGCCATCCTGCCTGACGACGTAGTAAGCGGAGATGACCTGGACAAGAGGCATATCTGACTATCGCTAGACTCGGGATACTGACTCTTCCCTTGGCGAGGTTTGATCCTCCTGGCGATAAGAATTTACGGTCCTTGTGGTCTGACGATTTGTAGGATCTCCAGTCTTCTACGGCGAGTGTCTCCAGCTCGATCCTGAATTATCGTCGTGAGAACGGCAGAACATATCATGCTTACAAAGATGGAAGTAATACTTTTCAATCCCAAACTCGATGCCCAAATGCTAACCCATTAATAAGAATATGCCTTACCaaatgatgaggctgaaaaTGAGAGACTTGGTATGATAGCCACCTTCAAAAAGGAAACTCTGGATGCTAATcacccaagatcttcaacatAACCTGTTTCTGCTCACTTTCGACGATAAACTCGGCTTATCACCGCCAAACAAACCAGATACCAAGGTTAAGCATGTTCTGGATGTCGGGACAGGCACTGGCATCTGGGCTATCGATTATGCGGATGAGCACCCTGAAGCTCAGGTAATTATGCCGTCTCAGGGCGACTGCTTGTCTTCTAACATAATGTATAGGTAACGGGGGTTGATCTTTCGCCAATCCAACCAGACTTGTATGACTCAGTATGAGAATTCATGAGCTTTCACTAACGATTGTAGCGTCCCACCGAACGTGAACTTTGTTATCGATGATATTGAGGATGAATGGACTTACAGTCAGCCATTTGACTATATCCATAGTCGTGTCATGACATCTTGCATTGCAGACTGGGGCGATTATCTCAAGAAGTGTTTCGGGTAAGTATGGTTTAGGGCTCTTCTGTTCTAGCTAATAAGTGCAGCAACCTTGTCCCTGGTGGCTATCTGGAGGTCCAAGAAGTCGACGTAAATATGAAGTCAGATGACGGCAGTCTCCGCCCGGATAACATCATGCTTAAGTCTCTTTCCCTGCTGAATGAAGCGTCTGTTATGTTCGGCCGACCATACCTTGATATCCTTTCTCTCGTGGACATCATGAAAAACATCGGCtttgaggatgttgttgttgagaagttcaagtGGCCCATTAATCCCTGGCCCCGAGACAAGAAAGCCAAGCTACTTGGAAGTTGGTGCTATACCAACATGGCTTGCGGTCTTGAAGCGTTCACGATGGCACCATTGACTCGTGCTCACGGATGGACACCCGAGGAAGTCAATCTCTGGCTGGTCCATCAGCGGAAGGCGATGGCTGATAGAAACACTCATGCCTACTGGCCGCTGTAAGTTGACTTCCAACTTCGCGAGGACATATCTGACTAGAAACTACTAAGCTATTCGATCTATGgaaagaagccatcaaaggAGAACTAATAGGCTGGATGTGCCgggggagcaagaaaccaATGTTAAATAAGGGTGTTGAGATAAAATGGTCTAAATGTTTACTGGCATACACCAAACTTATCTAagtcttttctttatttaggATAGAGATCCTAAgtttttcttgctcctccgGGGCTTGGTAGAATTGCCCACCAAATGTAAAGGTTGGCTTTAGCCAGGTAAATGGATGTTAGCCTGGGCGGAATTCCGCCCAGTGGGGTTGCACCAGGGATAAAGTCAACCAAATCGACACATTCTCGTCCATCGATTCATTCACTTACACACATCAATCTCACTAAACCCATACAATGTCCACCACTCAACTCAACAAAGTAGCCATCTTCGGTGTAaggcatccatccatgatgCAAATCTTGTATGCACTAACACAGCTAGGCCTCTGGCAACTTCGGCACCCCCATCACTGCAGCTCTCACCAAAGCTAGCTTCAAcgtcaccatcatcacccgAAATGAATCAAAGTCCACGTTTCCAGATGGCATCCCTGTAATAAGAACAGACTATAATCTGGAAGCACTCACCCAAGCGCTTTCTGGCCAAGACGCCGTTGTGTGCGTTGTCGGTCCAGCCGGCATCAGTCTGCAAGCGACCATGATTGACGCTGCTCTCGCCGCTGGAGTCAAACGCTTCATCACTGATGACTACGGCTGGGGTCCAGAGTTCAGAAGCTATCCTGAATTCGAAGCGGTGCGCGCCCAGCGAGCCGTTGGTGTCGATCGCGCAAAAGAACATGCTGCTGCGAACCCCAACTTTACTTGGACCAGTATCGCGACTGGCAACCCCATTGACTGGGCGCTAAAACGGTTCCCTACTATGGGATTCGACATCAAGAATCGCTGTGCAATCATCTatgatcaaggagaagagtaCTTTACTGGAACCACTCTTGGAGGAATAGGTCAGTCGGTAGTTGGAGTCCTTCAACACCCTGAAGAAACAGCGAATCAACACGCCAAAGTGCTCTCCATCAAAACATGTCAGAATGAACTGTTGGAAGCATTTCAGAAGGAAACGGAAATTCAATGGGATATCCAGAGACGGACGACTCGTGAGCTTATAGATGGAGCGCGAAAGAAGCGTGACAATGGTGAAGGCGGCTGGATTCTTGACTTGGCTGTCGCTCAATTGTATGAGGCAGCTGAGGGAGGGAAAGCTCGCTGTATCGTTGCGCCGTCATGGGAGGAGTCGGATTCTGGGCTGCTCAGGGTAACTAAGGAATCACCGGAAACCATTATCGCTTCTGTACTGGCTAGTGCTTGATCCATCTAGTTAGCTTCGTGTTTTGAAATGTTTCCTACTACTTTCTATATTGGATTAAATATCCTATGTCACTTGGCTCACTTGTCAATATATACATTATCTCTGAAAGCAGATCTGCAGCTGGCTGCCTGTTTCTGCCCCGCCGATCACCCCAAAGCCTCTATACTTTTAGAAGACTTTTAGGGCATAACCACCAAAATTCCCCGAATTCCCATCGTCTTGCAGCTATCCCGTTGGAATTATTCCACATTTACGGAGTACTCGATTGCTAGCACAGAACATCCTCTATTAAGGCTTTGTCGCTGCTCTATTCCAAACTACTACCAAATGAAAGATTTCCTAGAGTAAGTGAGAAACCTCGTCCTCCTAGATCACAATTCTGGACTATATGCTGGTAACTGATACAGAGTGTCGAGCTTAAGAGAAGATACCTTATACAAATGCCAGAATGATCGGTACGAACAGTGACTGCAATCCCACCCTGTCAGAAAGTATTCGAGATCAAAGCAAGGTCTGGGCAAGGCAGACATCTACAGCTACGTTCATGTTAATAAATGGTAGgaagataataaaaaactataaaatagaaatattttTAAGGCTATATAGGCTACCTTTATACTCAATCTTGTGCCAGCGGGCAACCGCTGGCCTATGGTCCAACTGAAAATATACAGAGAAGATGTAAGTGTTTACCCCCAAATTCTAGCGTTCGAGCACTCACTAACAGTTCCATAGTAGCATGGCCCCTGCACTAAGGATGACACATGTAATCAAAGAGACGCAAACCATTTTTACAACTTTTGGGTATTAGTTACTGTTGTATTCATGACATCGAAATGCCTTCGTTAAGGAGGTATCGTCAGAATGCTAAGTGCGCGGTCGCATAATACAGGTAATTGCTGCCTGGGGTGGCTTGGGCCATGTCGTGTAATAGTGTGTACCCTGGAGTTTAAACCTGTACTCTGTCGCCCATGACTCAAGAGACTTACATGTTGAGATGTTTCTTTAGCATCCTTATACTCGGCTAAAGGTGACTCTTGCATGTGTGCTATGTCCTCTTGAGTTCTAAGTAGTAACTCCAAGCATCTTGTATACCGTAAAGGTGAATCAGACTACAAGCAATGCCAGCATTTCTCACACAATATATAACCATGCCTTCATCGCTCTCCTCGCCTATTGATCGCTACTTGAAACTATTACAAATCCTGTCTCAGAACTCTGTAGCCATTGAGACCTGAACGGAGCAGATGCATAGATGTGCAAGGCCAAAGAAGGATCTTCATAAGCAGTATTGGCTCTGAAATGGCTTCTTAATGTTGGGGTCGACGACATGTAGCTCCATCACGTCGGAGGAAACCCTCAAGATCAATAAAGTGCTTGCCCCACTATAGCTAGAGAGTCGAGTTGAGGGACGGTAAGAGCACAACGCGGGACGGGCCGCCAGGAGGGTTACGGTGGAATCTTGAGTCCACTTTGTGATGGTTTCGCAGCCCAGTCTCATGAAGTGACTGGGAGATAGGCTCAGAGGTGCCGGTACGACCGCTCTCTCACCTTAAAGACAAGGCTAAAGGGCGAGCATTGTAACCAAACCAATGACGTATAACAAATCGCTGCCTAATAGAAAGTGTAAGGATCAACCATTTCTGTTACTCACCCAGACAACAAACCAGTCACAAATGATGGTCACGTTACAAAATAAGCCCCCAATGTGAGTGGATAGTGGGGAGAACTACCAGACATACGGTGAAACCAGTCAATGAGCAAGTGTCTCAGGCTGAACGCCTCCCGTTTGATGACAAGCGCTTAACGACGCATCGAGGCTGACGTTCGTTCCTCCTTAATTTATGTACTTGAAATGTTTGTAATTGGCATTTCAACTCTCGAAAATGCCGTCTTCCGAACTCTCAGTCGATAGCCAAGAAATAGCCCCAGAATTACGACAACACAGTCTAAAGATCGCCCTACCACGCAGCTCAGCCTTACCAACAGAGGCAAGGTATAATATGCACCGTAAGCAGCAAATGCAACCAGATCCTCCTTTCATTTTCGAACCCTTATTACAGGGGTTATCGTTCGGACTTTTTTGATAACTCTTTTTGATCATTCGTGTTGGCCCCCGCCAAGTTCGGTAGTTACGAGTCATAGCGTGAACGCTTTCATCTCAGCCTGATTTCTGAAACGCCAACCGTCCTTTATATTTACCTCTCTTACGACTTCCTTCATTTGTgtctctcttttttattgTAAAGATCGTCTGCGGGGCCGTCAAGGCATCATGGCGGtccacaaagac
This genomic window contains:
- a CDS encoding hypothetical protein (EggNog:ENOG41), translated to MSTTQLNKVAIFGASGNFGTPITAALTKASFNVTIITRNESKSTFPDGIPVIRTDYNLEALTQALSGQDAVVCVVGPAGISLQATMIDAALAAGVKRFITDDYGWGPEFRSYPEFEAVRAQRAVGVDRAKEHAAANPNFTWTSIATGNPIDWALKRFPTMGFDIKNRCAIIYDQGEEYFTGTTLGGIGQSVVGVLQHPEETANQHAKVLSIKTCQNELLEAFQKETEIQWDIQRRTTRELIDGARKKRDNGEGGWILDLAVAQLYEAAEGGKARCIVAPSWEESDSGLLRVTKESPETIIASVLASA
- a CDS encoding hypothetical protein (EggNog:ENOG41) yields the protein MLITQDLQHNLFLLTFDDKLGLSPPNKPDTKVKHVLDVGTGTGIWAIDYADEHPEAQVTGVDLSPIQPDFVPPNVNFVIDDIEDEWTYSQPFDYIHSRVMTSCIADWGDYLKKCFGNLVPGGYLEVQEVDVNMKSDDGSLRPDNIMLKSLSLLNEASVMFGRPYLDILSLVDIMKNIGFEDVVVEKFKWPINPWPRDKKAKLLGSWCYTNMACGLEAFTMAPLTRAHGWTPEEVNLWLVHQRKAMADRNTHAYWPLYSIYGKKPSKEN